The genomic region CTCAGGAGCCTGCCTCAGCTCTCCGGGCTGGGGGAACTGAGCAGATACCCAAGGTTGCCCAGGGTGACCAGGAggaagtggagtggagtggagggcTGGGAGGAGATAGTAGGGCTTCAGGGCTGGGCTAGTGAATTCAGGACGAGGGAGCTGGGgagagtaggtttgtttgggaggagaggaggctgaAGAGAAGGGGATGAGAAAAGGTCTTAGAGGTTGGCCATACCTTGGAGGCCTGTTAGGTGTTGAGGGAATCCCTTCTAGGGGCCTGGGGTCAAGAAGGGAGCCTGAGAAGGTTGGAAATACGGGTTGTACCAAAGAGGGTCAAATCACTCGGCCGTGGGTCCCGCCCGCGAGCAGCACCGCGGCCGGCGCACGCTCTGCAGCAGCGAGCGAAAGAGGCCAGGTGGGCGCTTGGCACCGCCCTCGGGGGGCGCAGCGCGCACTGAGCCTGCACGGCCAGGGCCCGGGCGGGCGGCGAGCGGTGGCGCGGGTGCCCCTTGGCGGCCGTGCTCCTCGATCTGTCGCTCTAGGTGTTTCTGGATGGCCATGCCCAGCACCTCCACCTCCATAGAGGCGCCGTACACCTCCCATGTCATGCCCTTTTCGTCCCAGCTCACGTCACGCACAGGCTCAACCGCCTCCGGGGCCGCCAAAGTTGCGGCCAGCGCTGAGCCGGGCCGCACCCGCACCTCCGGGAAGACCGGTGGCGCGGTGGGCGGCGCCGCGGCTTGCGGCGTCATGGGCCCAGTGGCGACAGAGCGCATCTCGGCGGCCCCCAGCGACACCTGCAGGCCCGCGTCCCGGCGCGAAGGCAGCCTGGGCGAGGGGCTGGGCACGCGCGGCGCCACCTGGAAGCTGAAGGCCGGGCCGCTCGTGCCATCCTGCGGAGACATAGGGCTCACGGCCACCGACACGCAAGCTTGAGCGCCCGCCTGCGTGCCCACATCCTCGCGCGGCAGCGGGGCGCTCGCATCCCACGATGGCGCCTTAGTGAAGTTGTCACGAGTTCGTGGCCTGGGCGGGGGTCCATCAGCCTTGGGGCTGGGGCTTCTCTGGGCCCCAGCAGCCACCAGGACTTTCTGGCTCAGGCTGCAGGCCTCGGTGCTGGACGCTGGCGCTGGGTCCACGTGGCCCTCGCCACTCCCGGCATCTGAGGGAGAAGAGGCTGAACCGCAGGTTTTACCATCTGACCACCTTGGGGAGGCCTCCGCCAGCTCTGGACTCAGGGTGGCCACATTCTTCAAGGATAGGGGCTCCGCTTTTTCCAGAGGTGGCGCAGAGTTGGCCTTCCCCAGGGCCACAGGCTCCAGTTTTCCGGAGGCAACAGGGTCAGTTTTTCCTAAGGATCCAGGGTCCTTCTTGTCCAAGGCCAGTGGCTTTTTCTTTTGCAGAGACGCAGCCCCTGCTTTTCCTGATGAAGTGGGACCCTCCTGCTCTGGAGGCTTTGTCTCTGCTTTGCCCTGGGACTTGGGTTCAGCTTTCCCTGAGGCCCCAGGGTCTATCTTTGTGGAGTTCACAGGATTCCCCTTCTTTGGAGGCAGAGGATCCAACTTTCCCTCTGCGAGCGCTTCTGCTTTTCTCAAGGGTGCCAGGGCTGTCTGCCCTAGAGTCGTGGGGGCCACCTTCCCTGAAGACACGGAGTTCGCTTCTCCAAGGGGCTTCATTTCCGCCTTACCCCTGCTCACCAGGTCCACCTTGCCCAAGGGGGCAGGACCAGCCTTCCCTGAGGCCACAGGACCTGCCTTCTCTGAGGACAATGGAGCTGCTTTCCCCCCAGTCACAGCCTCAGCTTTTACAGAGAACGAGGGTTCCACTGTTCCCAAGCACTTGGGATCCCCTGGAATGGATGGCACAGGTTCCATCCTTCCTAAAGGTTCAAGATTCTCTTTTCCATAAGATGATGTTTTTATATTTCCCACAGAAATAATGGGATCCATCTTTCTGGAAGACACCAGGTCTTCTGCTCTTGATACAGTTTCCGTCTTTCCCGCAGATGTTGGTTCAGCCTGTGCAGGTGACAAGGGCTCTGGCTTTCTTGAGGGCATGGGAACTACCTTTTCCAGTGAAAGTGGGCTCTCCTTGCTTAAGGACACAGCATCCACCTGTCCAGTGGACCTGGTTTTTGTCATTCTCGTAGACACGGGATCTCCCTTTTCTGAGGAGGCAGGCTCCTTCATTACCAGGAACTGAGGGTCCTCTTTTGCAGAGGACACAGTTTCTGCATTTCTCATAGATACAGGATCTATCATCTCCAAGAGTTGATTCCTTCCTGttgatcccaaagccactgttcCACAGGATATAGGCTCGATTTTGCTTGATGACCCTAGAGTCAGAATTCCCAAGgacccaggatccacctgtcctGAGGGCCCAGATTCCCTCTTTCCCAAGGACCCAGGATCTGCCTGTCCTGAGGGCCCAGAATCCCTCTTTCCAAAGgacccaggatccacctgtcccaaggacccaggatccacctgtcccAAGGGCCCAGGATCCCTCTTTCCCAAGGACACAAGGTCTGTCTTGCCCACAGATGCAGAACCCATCTCTTCTGAGGATATAGGAAACTTCTGTTCTGAATACCAGGACTCCTCCTGTCTTGAGCACAAAGGATCCACTTTGGCTGAGATCACAGAATCCTCCTTCCTTGGGGACACTGTATCTACCTTGCTGGAGCATGAAGGATTTACCTTTCCCAAGGATCCAGGATCCTCTTTTCTTGTGGTCTCAGGATCCATCCTTCCAGAAACCACAGGTTCCCCCTTCCCCAAGACGACTACAGGCTCTGCCTCTCCTAGGAACATGGGATCTGCCTTTCTCACGGACCCAGCATCTTCCTTTCCTATGGAAGTGGAGTCTGCCTGCTTTGAAGACTTGGAGTCTGCTTTCTCCAAGAACATGGGATTTCTGTTCTCCAGGGATGAGGGTTCAGATTTTGCTGAGGACACAGGCTCTGGCTTCTCAGAGGTGACTTCTGGTGTCCCGGAGATCGAGATTACATGTGCCCCCACTGTCTCCTTGGTGGCTGCCTCTTGGGGAGGGATGCAGGTCAGGGATGGGCAGGTCAAGCTCCCGTGAGGACCTTCAGAGCAGGaggccccttccccagccccagtGGGGTTGCTGTGTCTTGAGTACATGCCTGGGCTTTGGGCAGGGGTGTACCTGGCGGGTACAGGGCTGGCCTTCAGTGGAGAGGGGCAGTAATCCCTCATGGCCAAGTTCCCAAACCCCAGGATCCCATCCTGTGGGCAGCAGAGGGCTATGGGCAGGGGTCCTGGGGGCTGGAGTCCTTTCGGAGTCACTGGAGCCGCGCTGGTTCTTCAGCACTGCCCAACGGCCCTCATGGCCATGCTTCTGCCCCAGGCTGCTGTCTGGCTCTGAAACAGAGAGAGCAGACTCAGACTCAGACGACTCAGGGGAGACCAGTGGGAAGAGTCTCCATCTGCGccttctctctcttaccctcctccTAGCAGCCAGGCCTCCTCTCCAGGTTCTCTGACCTCATCTGGTTCCCTCCTGTCTAGAGGGGCTGGGCTAAAAACACTAACTCATGCACCCTGCTCTCCAGCTTCACTGCTCCTGTAACCCTGACTTCCTAACATGGTATTCAAGGTCTTCACAACTTGGGCACTAACTCTTCAACTCATCTACCATTACTCCTCCCTTGTCAGCCTACTGCAATGCTACCAAGAAATTATGCTTTTGTCCTCTAGCCCACAGTCACAAACTCTGATACCACTGGGGCCAGGTAGGTAATTTGAGTGAGAGAAGCAGGATAAGTATAAAACAATCGGGAGTGGAGGACTACAGCAAACTAAAGAGTGCATGCCTTGCCCAAGGGGGGAACCATTACTCCACCAGCCAGATACTGCTCTGGAGAAATGCATCCTGCGAGTACCAACGAGAAGTGGGAAATCCAACGCTTTAATGTAAAATGTCACAATCAATTcaagatttaaataaaacaatactatGGGGGTCAATCGAAATAGGTTTAGGCCATAGTTATGTCCGTGTAGACCCTGGGGAGCTATGAATAGTTTATAGTCAAAGAAGGGACATAGTCCAATATGTGTGTTTTCAAAGGTTGCTCTGGAATGGTGTAGAGGGTGAGCTGGAGGAGAGGGGCTGGCCAAGACCTATGAGGAGGCTGGTCTGTCATTCATccagttcattcattcacccagaGCCTTCTCTGCAGTGAACCCTGAGCAGCTGCAATGGTCTAGATGAGAGATGGCACAGGAAAGGTCCTGGTTGGGGAATAGGAGTCAGCAGGATTGAGATCTCTGAGGGAAAATTGACAGGAACTAGCTGGCTGTAGGGGGTACGGTGGGAGTGGACCACAGGATtctggctgggggtgggtgggttgccaagcaatggtgcTGGGCAGGAGATGTGGGGAAAGGGGATGTTGCATTTTAGATAAGCCAAGTGTGTGATACCTGGGGGACAGCCAGGGAAAGGATCTGGTTGGTGGCTGGGTCTGCGAGCAAGTCGGTTCCATTGCACTCAGTAGCCAAAGCAAGCCCCAAACCTGCCCTTCCTACCTTCATCTCCAAAGCCACCCTACTAGTGCTCAGGCCAGAATCCCTAGTCACCCCTGACATTCTCACAGCCCATATCCCATCCGTCAGCAAACCATACTGGATCTACCTTCAAAGTATATCCAGAATCTGGCCACCACCTTGAACTTAACTCATACCATCTCCCACCTGGAGCATCCCTGCTTTTTCCTTCATCTCAAACAGCTCATTCTCAACTCAGCAAGCGGAGGGATCTTAATAGGACCCAAGGCAGATCATGTCCCTCCTGTGCTCAGAACCATGTGAGTATCTCCCCATCTCATGCAGAGTAAAAGTAACCTCCTTACAGTGGCCCACAAGATGGCATTTTCTGGCCCCAGTACCTCTTCCTCAATTATGCTGCCCAGCTGATCCTCAAACACCCCCTGCCCTAGGGCCTTTGCATTGGCTGTCTCCTGGCTGGAATGCCTTCCTATCTGATGTCTGCATGGTCTGCACCCTGACCCCTCCTGTATAAAACAGCCTCCTCTCTAACACTGGCTGGTGTCTTGCATCTCCCATGACCTGCTCCAATTTTCTTCACAGTACCTGTTATCACCCAACACATTGCATTGGTTTACTGCTTAT from Saccopteryx leptura isolate mSacLep1 chromosome 6, mSacLep1_pri_phased_curated, whole genome shotgun sequence harbors:
- the GPRIN1 gene encoding G protein-regulated inducer of neurite outgrowth 1 — translated: MRDYCPSPLKASPVPARYTPAQSPGMYSRHSNPTGAGEGASCSEGPHGSLTCPSLTCIPPQEAATKETVGAHVISISGTPEVTSEKPEPVSSAKSEPSSLENRNPMFLEKADSKSSKQADSTSIGKEDAGSVRKADPMFLGEAEPVVVLGKGEPVVSGRMDPETTRKEDPGSLGKVNPSCSSKVDTVSPRKEDSVISAKVDPLCSRQEESWYSEQKFPISSEEMGSASVGKTDLVSLGKRDPGPLGQVDPGSLGQVDPGSFGKRDSGPSGQADPGSLGKRESGPSGQVDPGSLGILTLGSSSKIEPISCGTVALGSTGRNQLLEMIDPVSMRNAETVSSAKEDPQFLVMKEPASSEKGDPVSTRMTKTRSTGQVDAVSLSKESPLSLEKVVPMPSRKPEPLSPAQAEPTSAGKTETVSRAEDLVSSRKMDPIISVGNIKTSSYGKENLEPLGRMEPVPSIPGDPKCLGTVEPSFSVKAEAVTGGKAAPLSSEKAGPVASGKAGPAPLGKVDLVSRGKAEMKPLGEANSVSSGKVAPTTLGQTALAPLRKAEALAEGKLDPLPPKKGNPVNSTKIDPGASGKAEPKSQGKAETKPPEQEGPTSSGKAGAASLQKKKPLALDKKDPGSLGKTDPVASGKLEPVALGKANSAPPLEKAEPLSLKNVATLSPELAEASPRWSDGKTCGSASSPSDAGSGEGHVDPAPASSTEACSLSQKVLVAAGAQRSPSPKADGPPPRPRTRDNFTKAPSWDASAPLPREDVGTQAGAQACVSVAVSPMSPQDGTSGPAFSFQVAPRVPSPSPRLPSRRDAGLQVSLGAAEMRSVATGPMTPQAAAPPTAPPVFPEVRVRPGSALAATLAAPEAVEPVRDVSWDEKGMTWEVYGASMEVEVLGMAIQKHLERQIEEHGRQGAPAPPLAARPGPGRAGSVRAAPPEGGAKRPPGLFRSLLQSVRRPRCCSRAGPTAE